One Streptomyces sp. L2 genomic window carries:
- a CDS encoding peroxiredoxin, which yields MLTVGDKFPEFELTACVSLEKGKEFEEINHKTYEGKWKVIFAWPKDFTFVCPTEIAAFGKLTEEFADRDAQVLGFSGDSEFVHHAWRKDHDDLRDLPFPMMADSKHELMRALGIEGEDGFAKRAVFVVDQNNEIQFSMVTAGSVGRNPKEVLRVLDALQTDELCPCNWSKGDETLDPVALLAGE from the coding sequence GTGCTCACTGTCGGTGACAAGTTCCCCGAGTTCGAACTGACCGCCTGCGTCTCGCTGGAGAAGGGCAAGGAGTTCGAGGAGATCAACCACAAGACCTACGAGGGCAAGTGGAAGGTGATCTTCGCCTGGCCCAAGGACTTCACCTTCGTGTGCCCGACCGAGATCGCCGCCTTCGGCAAGCTGACCGAGGAGTTCGCGGACCGCGACGCCCAGGTCCTCGGCTTCTCCGGTGACTCCGAGTTCGTCCACCACGCCTGGCGCAAGGACCACGACGACCTGCGCGACCTGCCGTTCCCGATGATGGCGGACTCCAAGCACGAGCTGATGCGCGCCCTCGGCATCGAGGGCGAGGACGGCTTCGCCAAGCGTGCCGTCTTCGTCGTGGACCAGAACAACGAGATCCAGTTCTCCATGGTGACCGCCGGCTCCGTCGGCCGTAACCCCAAGGAGGTCCTGCGGGTCCTCGACGCACTGCAGACCGACGAGCTGTGCCCGTGCAACTGGAGCAAGGGCGACGAGACGCTCGACCCGGTCGCGCTGCTGGCCGGTGAGTGA
- a CDS encoding alkyl hydroperoxide reductase: MSLDSLKSRVPDHAKDLKLNLGSVIGNSDLPAQQLWGTVLATAIASRSADVLRELAPEAKANLTPEAYTAAKSAAAVMAMNNVFYRTRHLLSDHEYGNLRAGLRMNVIGNPGVDKVDFELWSFAVSAINGCGLCLDSHEQVLRKAGVDREVIQEAFKIASVVQAVGVTLDAEAVLAD; encoded by the coding sequence ATGTCGCTCGACTCGCTGAAGTCCCGCGTCCCCGACCACGCCAAGGACCTCAAGCTCAACCTCGGCTCGGTCATCGGCAACTCCGACCTGCCGGCCCAGCAGCTGTGGGGGACGGTGCTCGCCACCGCGATCGCCTCCCGCTCGGCCGACGTGCTGCGCGAACTGGCGCCGGAGGCGAAGGCGAACCTGACGCCCGAGGCGTACACGGCCGCCAAGTCCGCCGCCGCGGTGATGGCGATGAACAACGTCTTCTACCGCACCCGGCACCTGCTGTCCGACCACGAGTACGGCAACCTGCGGGCCGGCCTGCGGATGAACGTCATCGGCAACCCCGGTGTCGACAAGGTGGACTTCGAGCTGTGGTCGTTCGCCGTGTCCGCGATCAACGGCTGCGGGCTGTGCCTGGACTCGCACGAGCAGGTGCTGCGCAAGGCCGGCGTCGACCGTGAGGTGATCCAGGAGGCGTTCAAGATCGCGTCCGTGGTCCAGGCGGTCGGTGTCACCCTCGACGCGGAGGCGGTACTGGCCGACTGA